AAAAAATGAGATAGGTGTGCCTGTTTTAAGCGACTTGCATTGCCGGGAGGAAATTAAAGAAGTAAAGGAAATACTGGATGTTATCCAGATACCTGCTTTTCTTTGCCGGCAGACAGATCTTATTACTGCCTGCAGCAGGGCCGGCAATGTTATTAATGTTAAAAAAGGACAGTTTATGGCTCCTTGGGATATGGCCCATGTCGTTAGAAAGATAATTGCTTCAGGCGGAAAGCAAATTCTTATTACCGAACGGGGGACGAGTTTTGGGTATAATAATTTAGTTAGCGATATGCGCTCTCTTGAGGTAATGAAAAATTTTGGTTGGCCGATAATATATGATGCTACACATTCTGTTCAACTGCCCGGAGGCGAAGGGAATTCTTCCGGCGGCCAAAGAGAACTTGTTCCTGGGCTGGCAAGGGCTGCTGTGGGGATGGGCTGCGATGGATTGTTTATAGAGGTTCACGTCTCTCCTGATAAAGCTCCTTGCGATGGCCCAAATATGCTGGAAATGGATAAGCTGGAAGTTTTACTCAAGCAGGTCAAAAAAATAGACAAGATTGTTAAAAGCGCTAAACAGCAGCTGAACCTTCAGCCTTAATTTTTCAATCGTCATTCTGCGGCTTGACCGCAGAATCCAAAAATGGAAGTTTTAGGTTTGGAAAAGGAAAATGAAATGAGCATTAAACAGGCAAAAAAGGTTTTGAAGATTGAATCAGGAGCCATTTCCTCGCTTATCCCCCGGCTGGGAAAGAGCTTTCAGAAAGCGATCAGAATGATCTGTAATTGTAAAGGCAGGATAGTGGTTACCGGCATGGGTAAACCCGGATTGATCGCCAGAAAAATCTCTGCAACGCTTGCCTCGATGGGGATCCCCAGCCTGTTTCTTCATCCAGCAGAGGCTGTTCATGGTGATTTGGGAATGGTGACCAAAAGCGACTTGGTGATTGCGCTTTCAAACAGCGGAGAGACAGAGGAAATTATCAGGCTCATTGCTACGATAAAGAAAATAGGGGCCGGCCTTATCTCTTTAACTGGAAATCTGAAATCGAGCTTGGCCAGAAACAGCGAGGTTGCTCTGGATGTCGGGGTTAAAAAAGAAGCCTGCCCTCTTAATCTTGCTCCTACTGCTTCTACAACTGCTATGCTGGCTATGGGTGATGCGCTGGCTATAGTAGTTGTGAGTAAAAAGGACTTTAAGCATGAAGATTACGCCTTTTTTCATCCCGGAGGCGTGTTGGGAAAAAAACTGCTCCTTAAAGTAGAAGATATTATGCGCAGTCGTTCAGCGAGCCCAACAGTAAATGAGAACAGGCTGGTTAAAGAAGCATTGTTGATTATTACCAAAGCCAGGGCGGGATCTGCCAGCGTGGTAGATAGTAAAGGCCGCTTAAGGGGTATTTTTACTGAT
Above is a window of Candidatus Omnitrophota bacterium DNA encoding:
- the kdsA gene encoding 3-deoxy-8-phosphooctulonate synthase; translated protein: MTREIKVGNVKIGGNNPLVLIAGPCVIEDEEKALSHAGMLKDITARLDIPLIYKSSYDKANRTSISSFRGPGVKKGIKILEKVKNEIGVPVLSDLHCREEIKEVKEILDVIQIPAFLCRQTDLITACSRAGNVINVKKGQFMAPWDMAHVVRKIIASGGKQILITERGTSFGYNNLVSDMRSLEVMKNFGWPIIYDATHSVQLPGGEGNSSGGQRELVPGLARAAVGMGCDGLFIEVHVSPDKAPCDGPNMLEMDKLEVLLKQVKKIDKIVKSAKQQLNLQP
- a CDS encoding KpsF/GutQ family sugar-phosphate isomerase, with translation MSIKQAKKVLKIESGAISSLIPRLGKSFQKAIRMICNCKGRIVVTGMGKPGLIARKISATLASMGIPSLFLHPAEAVHGDLGMVTKSDLVIALSNSGETEEIIRLIATIKKIGAGLISLTGNLKSSLARNSEVALDVGVKKEACPLNLAPTASTTAMLAMGDALAIVVVSKKDFKHEDYAFFHPGGVLGKKLLLKVEDIMRSRSASPTVNENRLVKEALLIITKARAGSASVVDSKGRLRGIFTDGDLRRHLETEPDLLVKKIKEVMTKKPATITKDKLAAEAFKVLKEKKIDELPVVDERNRPIGLVDVQDLLKAGLV